From the Quercus lobata isolate SW786 chromosome 6, ValleyOak3.0 Primary Assembly, whole genome shotgun sequence genome, one window contains:
- the LOC115950020 gene encoding uncharacterized protein LOC115950020: MVASQIQLREDMNLMVQQFQNMKNDQEGEKTNQISFIVEHEKRINEKMNKMEEIIKRSRRLDDLIDYRSLSLFPNVRLPPKFKMPILDKFDGTGCPKSHLKMYTRAMQPLGATEEMLAQMFQNTLTRAALRWFLNVEDTRTHNWEDICKEFHNQYKCNIEVDITTRNLETTKQGPKESFSSFITKWRAKAVQMIMRPSEEDQIQMVVKNLLPIFHKHLFSQYFPNFKAFAIAGTQVEDAINNGMLKKEERSIF; encoded by the coding sequence ATGGTAGCTAGTCAAATCCAGCTGAGAGAGGATATGAACCTCATGGTTCAACAATTCCAGAATATGAAGAATGACCAAGAAGGAGAAAAGACTAACCAAATTTCCTTTATAGTAGAACATGAAAAGAGAATTAATGAGAAGATGAACAAGATGGAAGAAATTATCAAGAGGTCAAGAAGGTTGGACGATCTCATAGACTATCGATCACTTTCTCTCTTCCCGAATGTAAGGCTACCCCCGAAGTTCAAGATGCCAATCTTGGACAAGTTCGATGGCACTGGATGCCCTAAATCCCACCTGAAGATGTACACGAGGGCCATGCAGCCCTTAGGAGCTACTGAAGAGATGTTGGCCCAGATGTTCCAAAATACTTTAACAAGAGCTGCCCTTAGATGGTTCCTTAATGTAGAAGACACCAGAACTCATAATTGGGAGGACATATGCAAGGAGTTCCACAATCAATACAAGTGCAACATAGAGGTGGACATAACAACAAGAAACCTTGAAACTACAAAGCAAGGCCCCAAAgaatccttttcttctttcataacCAAATGGAGAGCCAAGGCAGTCCAAATGATCATGAGACCTAGTGAAGAAGATCAAATCCAAATGGTGGTGAAGAATTTGTTACCCATATTCCACAAGCATCTTTTTTCCCAATACTTTCCCAACTTTAAAGCCTTCGCCATAGCTGGTACTCAAGTAGAAGATGCTATTAATAACGGCATGTTGAAGAAGGAAGAACGCTccattttttag